The genomic region CTTCTCGCGGCCGGACAGCTCGTGGATGGCGCTGGAGACCAGCTCCTTCCCGGTGCCCGTCTCCCCCTGGATGATGACGGACACGTCCATGGGCGCGATGCGCTTGATGAGCCCGAACACCTGCCGCATCTTCACGCTCTGGCCCACCATGCCGCACAGCTCGCCCTCGCGGTCGGGCTCCACCGCCACCTCTTCGTCCATGGGAGCGAAGGTGATGACCGAAGAGCCGGCGCGAATCTGCGAGCCCGGGGACAGGTAGGCCCGTTCGATGCGGCGGCCGTCCAGGAAGGTGCCGTTGGTGGAGTTCAGGTCCACCAGGAGGCGGCCGCGCTCGGTGTATTGCACCTCGAAGTGGTGGCGGCTGGCGGTGCGGTCCTCCACCAGCACCAGGTCGTTGCCCGGGTGGGCCCCGCAGCGCAGCCGCTCCTTGTCGCTGACCATGGAGCGCCCGGTGTCCGGTCCCGACGTCACCAGCAACCGGCACTTGTGCATCTTCACGCTGGCGCGCGGATCCACCACCAGTGTCTCCCCCAGCAAGGGGGACTGGGAGGACAGCTCGAGGCCGACGTCTCCTGGATTGGTGTGGATGTCGTCGGGATGCGGGTTGGGTGCGGTCATCAGTGAACGCGAGGATAGCAAAGGGTGCCCACGTGCCGTGCCTCCACGCCTGTGCGTGCTAGTGTCCCGCGCCCCGCATGCCCCCCCGAAAAGCCCAGCCGAAGAAGGCGCCGGTTCCGCCTGGCGCACAGGCACCCGAGCGCGGTGACGCACCGCGACCCAAGCGGCCCCGCGTGAAGAAGACCGTGGCCATCCTGTCCCGCAAGCGCTCGCTGTACTCGACGCGCCGGCTGGTGGAGGCCATCAAGGCCCGGGGGCACCGGGCGCTCGTGTTCGACACGCTGCGCTGCTGCCTGCTGCTGGCGCGGGGCCAGCCGCGCATGACCTACCGCGGCGCGGAGGTGAAGGGCGTGGACGTGGTGATTCCGCGCATCGGCGCGTCCATCACCGCGTACGGCCTGGCCGTGGTGAATCACTTCGAGATGATGGACGTGCCGGTGCTCAACCCGCCCACGGCCATCGCGCGCAGCCGCGACAAGCTGCGCGCGCTCCAGTTCCTCGCCCGCGCGGGCCTGGACATGCCCCGCACGGTGATGGCGCACGACCGCGGCAACGTGCGCAAGCTGGTGCAGGAGGTGGGCGGACTGCCCGTCATCATCAAGCTGATCAGGGGCACCCAGGGCGTGGGCGTGATGATTGCCCACACGCTGCCGGAGGTGCAGACCATCCTCGACACCTTCTGGGACCTGGGCCAGGAGATCGTCCTCCAGGAGTTCGTCGCGGAGAGCGAGGGCCGCGACGTGCGCGCGCTGGTGGTGGGCGACACCGTGGTGGGCGCCATGCGCCGCAAGGCGAAGAAGGGCGAGTTCCGCTCCAACATCCACCGCGGCGGCGAGGGCCGCGCCATCACCCTGTCCTCGGACTACATGGAGGCCGCGGTGAAGGCTGCGCGCATCATCGGCCTGGAGGTCGCGGGCGTGGACATGCTGGAGGGCCGCGAAGGCCCGCGCCTGATGGAGATCAACTCCAGCCCCGGCTTCGAGGGCCTGGAGGGCGCCACCGGTCAGGACATCGCGGGCCACATCGTGGAGCACGCGTTGGTGTACGCGGGGACCCAGGGCAGCGCGTTGCGCGCACGGGCAGGCCGCGCTTCCTGATCGAGATGTTGTGTTGAAAGCAGGCACGCGAGCAGCACCTGCGTGCCTGCCCGCCTGCTCCATGGCATGCGTGCGGGACTTCACGGTGCGCACGGTGCCTTGGATGCTCCTCAGGAATACGGGAATGCCTTCTGGCGGGGATTGTCCAGGGGTGTTGGCAGCGGTGGGGATGCGCCTCTAATCTGGCGACCCCCGATGAAAACGCTGCACAAGCCGCTGCAGATCACCGTCTACCAGGATGTGCTTTGCGCCTGGTGCTACCTCGCCGACCAACGGTTGGAAGTGCTTCGCCAGGAGTTTGGCGATGCCGTCCGCTGGAGCGTGCGTCCCTACCCTTTGCGTCTGCACGACGTACTGCCCACGGAGCGCGAAGTGCGCGGGCTGGTGGAAGAGGTGAAGCGCGCGCAGCGCGAACCCGACCCCACGGCCTCGCTGCTCTCCACGGACCTGTGGCTTGGCGGTGATCCGCCGCGCTCCAGCGTGCCGGCGTTGGCGGCGTTGGAAGCCGCGCGGTTGCAGGGACCGCAGGCGCGGGCCTTCCTCGCCCGGTCCATGCAGCGCGCCGCGCTGGAGCAGGGCGTCAACGTGTCGCGCTCGGATGTGGTGTTCGAGCTGGCGTCGCGCGTGGGCCTGTCCATGAACCAGTTCTCCGCGGCCTTCCGTTCGGAAGAGACGCGCCGGCTCATCTACGACGAGCACCGGCTGGCCGGCAGCCGCGGCGTGCGCGGCGTGCCCTCGCTGGTGATTGGCGGCCGGTGGATGCTGTGCGGCCTGCGCGAGCTGTCCGAGTACCGCGAGCACATCCTCGCGTGCCTGGGCAAGGTCGTCACACCCCGCTCGGGATCCTCCGAGCGGCTGGTGCACTGAGGTCGCCCGCGCGCCTTCGCCCTGTTCGCGAAGGCGCGCCTCCTGGCTTCCCGCGGCTTTCAGCCCGGGAAGGACTCCGCGGCGTCCTCCCGCGGGGAGCGCATGGACAGGAACATCCCCGCGATGAGCAGCTGGGCCAGCGCCATGCCGGGGATGAAGCCCACGCAGCACACGAAGAACCCCGCCACCATGACGGCGCCCCCCGCGAGCCCCACGCCCAGGATGCTCAGGCGCTGACCGCGCGCGGCCTCCCAGCTGCGGCGCAGCACCTCCACGGGCGAGGGCGGCACGTCTTCGTACGCGAGCTCCGGCTGGACCAGGTACAGCGGCAGCACCAGGTACGCGATGGGCCCCAGCAGCACCAGGAAACCCAGCCCCATCACGCCGAGCATGGGTGCCAGCGCGCTCCAGACCTGGTCCGATGAGGAGTTCAGGTCCACGCCGCTCAGGATGCCCGTGCCCACGAGCGCGAGGATGACCAGGACGCTCAGCAGGGCCAGCGGCACCATCACGATGGCGAAGACGAGGAGCATCGTCAGCGTGTAGGGCACCGCCTTGTGCATCTGGCTGAAGAGGCGCGCCACGTCCGCGCGGCCTCCGTGCAGCACGTCGAAGCACACGCGCAGGAGGCCCAGCTGCACCAGGCCCTGCACCAGTTGCTGCGCCACGAGCCCCACCACGCTCAGCACCACGGCGACGACGACACTGTCCACCGCCGCGCCAATGCCCGTGGCCACGTTGACGAGCAGGTTCGCGCCCAGGGACACGCCCAGGGTGATCAACACCGCGAGCGACAACATGCCCCACTCGCGCTGGAACGCCGCCCAGCACACGTCCCACAGCTTGCTGAAGTTCCAGTTCTCCCGCTGGAGCGGGAACGTGGCGCCGGAGCGCTCCCGGCACGTGGGGCAGCGCGGCGACGTGCCGTTCTGGCTGCACGTGTCGCACGTGAAGTTGCCGCAGCGGGCGCAGGTGCCCGTGGCCTCC from Corallococcus exiguus harbors:
- a CDS encoding ATP-grasp domain-containing protein, giving the protein MPPRKAQPKKAPVPPGAQAPERGDAPRPKRPRVKKTVAILSRKRSLYSTRRLVEAIKARGHRALVFDTLRCCLLLARGQPRMTYRGAEVKGVDVVIPRIGASITAYGLAVVNHFEMMDVPVLNPPTAIARSRDKLRALQFLARAGLDMPRTVMAHDRGNVRKLVQEVGGLPVIIKLIRGTQGVGVMIAHTLPEVQTILDTFWDLGQEIVLQEFVAESEGRDVRALVVGDTVVGAMRRKAKKGEFRSNIHRGGEGRAITLSSDYMEAAVKAARIIGLEVAGVDMLEGREGPRLMEINSSPGFEGLEGATGQDIAGHIVEHALVYAGTQGSALRARAGRAS
- a CDS encoding DsbA family oxidoreductase, which produces MKTLHKPLQITVYQDVLCAWCYLADQRLEVLRQEFGDAVRWSVRPYPLRLHDVLPTEREVRGLVEEVKRAQREPDPTASLLSTDLWLGGDPPRSSVPALAALEAARLQGPQARAFLARSMQRAALEQGVNVSRSDVVFELASRVGLSMNQFSAAFRSEETRRLIYDEHRLAGSRGVRGVPSLVIGGRWMLCGLRELSEYREHILACLGKVVTPRSGSSERLVH